A window of Bradyrhizobium sp. AZCC 1610 contains these coding sequences:
- a CDS encoding ABC transporter ATP-binding protein, translating to MPELKMAEAAAKPAGAEVLSVSDLQAWYGESHILHGINFNVKAGEVVTLLGRNGAGKTTTLKSVMGIIGKRTGSIRFNGQDITRASSDRIARMGVAFCPEERGIFASLDVRENLLLPPIVRPGGLSLDQIFELFPNLKERLNSQGTKLSGGEQQMLAIARILRTGARFLMLDEPTEGLAPVIIQQIGHTIARLKSEGFTILLVEQNFRFASTVADRYYIVEHGKVIDGFANSELSANMDKLHTYLGV from the coding sequence ATGCCTGAGTTGAAAATGGCCGAAGCCGCCGCCAAACCGGCGGGCGCGGAAGTCCTTTCCGTTTCCGACCTGCAGGCCTGGTACGGCGAATCCCACATCCTTCACGGCATCAACTTCAATGTGAAGGCCGGCGAGGTGGTTACGCTGCTCGGCCGCAACGGCGCCGGCAAGACCACGACGCTGAAGTCGGTGATGGGAATCATCGGCAAGCGTACCGGTTCGATCCGTTTCAACGGTCAGGACATCACGCGCGCCTCGTCCGACAGGATCGCACGGATGGGCGTGGCTTTCTGCCCGGAGGAGCGGGGTATTTTCGCAAGCCTCGACGTGCGTGAAAACCTGCTGCTGCCGCCGATCGTGCGCCCTGGCGGCCTGTCGCTCGACCAGATCTTCGAATTGTTTCCAAACCTGAAGGAACGGCTCAACAGCCAGGGCACCAAGCTTTCCGGCGGCGAGCAGCAGATGCTTGCGATCGCCAGAATCCTGCGCACCGGCGCGCGCTTCCTGATGCTGGACGAGCCGACCGAGGGTCTCGCGCCCGTCATCATTCAGCAGATCGGCCACACCATCGCGCGGCTGAAGTCGGAAGGCTTCACCATCCTGCTGGTCGAGCAGAATTTCCGCTTCGCTTCCACGGTGGCCGACCGCTACTACATCGTCGAGCACGGCAAGGTGATCGACGGTTTCGCGAACTCGGAGTTGTCGGCCAATATGGACAAGCTCCACACCTATCTCGGCGTCTGA
- a CDS encoding ABC transporter substrate-binding protein, translated as MKHHISALFLGTALALAAGSAFAQDKTVKIGVLTDNSGLYSDLGGAGSTLAAQMAVEDSGLAAKGWKIDVVSADHQNKPDIGTTVARQWIDVEKVDIFVDVLNSGVALAVNNLVKEKNAIMINTGAATSDLTNTQCSPNTIHWVYDTYMLANSTGQALVKAGGDTWYFLTADYAFGHALERDTSAVVVKSGGKVIGTVRHPLNSSDFSSFLLQAQASKAKIIGMANAGGDTTNTIKQASEFGIVAGGQKLAGLLLFINDVHSLGLKVAQGLNFTETFYWDLNDGTRAFSKRFSERMKNKAMPSMVQAGVYSGLIHYFKTIDAMGGNPHDGVKVVAKMKETPTDDPLFGKGTIRPDGRKLHPAYLFEVKKPSESKGPWDYYKLVGTTPADQAFRPLSESACPLVKK; from the coding sequence ATGAAGCATCACATTTCAGCTCTCTTCCTGGGTACCGCTCTGGCGCTTGCCGCCGGCAGCGCGTTCGCGCAGGACAAGACCGTCAAGATCGGCGTACTCACCGACAATTCCGGACTTTACTCCGACCTCGGCGGCGCCGGCTCGACGCTCGCGGCCCAGATGGCGGTCGAGGATTCGGGGCTGGCGGCCAAAGGCTGGAAGATCGACGTGGTCTCCGCCGACCATCAGAACAAGCCGGACATCGGCACCACCGTCGCGCGTCAATGGATCGACGTCGAGAAGGTCGATATCTTCGTGGACGTGCTGAACTCCGGCGTTGCGCTGGCGGTCAACAATCTGGTGAAGGAAAAGAACGCGATCATGATCAACACCGGCGCGGCGACGTCGGATCTCACCAATACCCAGTGTTCGCCGAACACAATTCACTGGGTTTACGATACCTATATGCTTGCCAACAGCACCGGCCAGGCGCTGGTGAAGGCCGGCGGCGACACCTGGTACTTCCTGACCGCGGACTACGCGTTCGGCCACGCGCTGGAACGCGACACCTCCGCAGTCGTGGTTAAATCGGGCGGCAAGGTTATCGGCACCGTCAGGCATCCCCTGAATTCGTCGGACTTCTCCTCGTTCCTGCTGCAGGCGCAGGCGTCCAAGGCCAAGATCATCGGCATGGCGAATGCCGGCGGCGATACCACCAACACGATCAAGCAGGCGTCGGAATTTGGAATCGTCGCAGGCGGTCAGAAACTCGCTGGCCTGCTGCTGTTCATCAATGACGTCCACTCCCTCGGCCTCAAGGTGGCGCAGGGGCTGAACTTCACGGAAACTTTCTACTGGGATCTGAACGACGGCACCCGCGCGTTTTCCAAACGCTTCTCCGAGCGCATGAAGAACAAGGCGATGCCGTCGATGGTGCAGGCCGGCGTGTATTCGGGTCTGATCCACTATTTCAAGACGATCGATGCGATGGGCGGCAATCCGCATGATGGCGTCAAGGTGGTGGCGAAAATGAAGGAAACGCCGACCGACGACCCGCTGTTCGGCAAGGGCACGATTCGCCCTGACGGCCGCAAACTTCATCCGGCCTACCTGTTTGAGGTCAAGAAGCCTTCAGAGTCCAAGGGGCCGTGGGACTATTACAAGCTGGTTGGAACGACCCCGGCAGACCAGGCCTTCCGGCCGCTTTCGGAAAGCGCCTGTCCGCTGGTAAAGAAGTAA
- a CDS encoding branched-chain amino acid ABC transporter permease, which yields MQALYAQLLVGLINGSFYALLSLGLAVIFGMLNIINFAHGALYMMGAFCAYFLLNIAGIGYWPALIIAPIVVGIFGMILERTMLQWLAGLDHLYGLLLTFGLALIIQGVFQNYFGSSGLPYAIPSELQGGMNLGFMFLPIYRGWVVVFSLIVCFATWYLIEKTRLGANLRAATENPTLVRAFGINVPRMITLTYGLGVGLAALAGVLSAPINQVRPLMGADLIIVVFAVVVIGGMGSIMGSIITGFALGVIEGLTKYFYPEASNTVVFVLMVLVLLLKPTGLTGRAA from the coding sequence ATGCAAGCTCTTTACGCCCAGCTTTTGGTGGGATTGATCAACGGATCGTTCTACGCGCTGCTCAGTCTGGGGCTCGCCGTGATCTTCGGCATGCTCAACATCATCAATTTCGCCCATGGCGCGCTCTACATGATGGGCGCGTTCTGCGCGTATTTTCTGTTGAACATCGCCGGCATCGGCTATTGGCCGGCGCTGATCATCGCGCCCATCGTTGTCGGCATCTTCGGCATGATCCTGGAACGGACCATGCTGCAATGGCTCGCCGGCCTCGACCATCTCTATGGGCTGCTGCTGACATTCGGATTGGCGCTGATTATCCAGGGCGTCTTTCAGAATTATTTCGGTTCGTCGGGTCTGCCCTACGCGATTCCCAGTGAACTGCAGGGCGGCATGAATCTCGGTTTCATGTTCCTGCCGATCTACCGCGGCTGGGTGGTGGTGTTCTCGCTCATCGTTTGCTTCGCCACCTGGTACCTGATCGAAAAGACGCGGCTTGGCGCCAATCTGCGCGCCGCCACCGAGAACCCGACGCTGGTGCGCGCGTTCGGCATCAACGTGCCGCGGATGATCACGCTGACCTATGGGCTTGGCGTCGGCCTGGCCGCACTGGCCGGCGTGCTGTCGGCGCCGATCAATCAGGTACGGCCGCTGATGGGCGCCGACCTGATCATCGTGGTTTTCGCGGTGGTGGTGATCGGCGGAATGGGATCGATCATGGGTTCGATCATCACGGGATTCGCGCTCGGCGTGATCGAAGGACTGACAAAGTATTTTTATCCCGAGGCTTCCAACACCGTGGTGTTCGTCCTGATGGTGCTGGTGTTGCTGTTGAAGCCAACGGGACTGACCGGACGGGCGGCCTGA
- a CDS encoding branched-chain amino acid ABC transporter permease yields the protein MSALTDDSLPVTPQAMRDEMIVFAAMAVLLGMVPLTGIYPFFVMQALCFALLACAFNLLIGYGGLLSFGHAMFLGTAGYCTAHALKVWGVTPELGILVGVAGAAALSVVTGFISIRRQGIYFSMITLALSQLLYFIYLQVPFTHGEDGIQGIPQGYLFGIFDLSKPTVLYYVVLAGFLGGFLLIYRTINSPFGEVLKAIRENEPRAISLGYKTDQYKLLAFILSGTIAGFAGSLKVFVAQNASLTDVHWTMSGEIVLMTLVGGLGTVFGPVVGAFVIIAMQQYLAGFGQWVTVIQGVIFVACVLTFRRGVIGEIAHYFRRSL from the coding sequence ATGAGCGCATTGACTGACGATTCACTGCCGGTAACTCCGCAGGCCATGCGCGACGAGATGATCGTGTTCGCCGCGATGGCGGTATTGCTGGGCATGGTGCCCCTGACGGGCATCTACCCGTTCTTCGTAATGCAGGCGCTGTGCTTCGCGTTGCTCGCCTGCGCGTTCAATCTCCTGATCGGCTATGGCGGCCTGCTGTCGTTCGGCCACGCGATGTTCCTGGGAACGGCGGGCTACTGCACGGCGCATGCGCTCAAGGTCTGGGGTGTGACGCCGGAACTCGGAATTCTGGTCGGCGTCGCCGGAGCTGCCGCGCTCTCCGTCGTCACCGGCTTCATCTCCATTCGCCGGCAGGGCATCTACTTTTCGATGATCACGCTGGCGCTCTCGCAGCTCCTGTATTTCATTTATCTGCAGGTGCCGTTCACCCATGGCGAAGACGGCATCCAGGGCATTCCGCAAGGCTATCTGTTCGGAATATTCGATCTCTCCAAGCCGACGGTCCTTTATTACGTCGTGCTGGCCGGCTTCCTCGGCGGCTTCCTGTTGATCTACCGCACCATCAACTCGCCGTTCGGTGAGGTGCTGAAAGCGATCCGGGAGAACGAACCGCGCGCGATCTCGCTGGGCTACAAGACCGACCAGTACAAGCTTCTCGCCTTCATCCTCTCCGGGACCATCGCGGGCTTTGCCGGCTCGCTGAAGGTGTTCGTGGCCCAGAACGCCTCGCTCACCGACGTGCACTGGACGATGTCGGGCGAAATCGTGCTGATGACGCTGGTCGGCGGCCTCGGAACGGTGTTCGGCCCGGTGGTCGGCGCCTTCGTCATCATCGCCATGCAGCAATATCTGGCCGGTTTCGGCCAGTGGGTGACGGTGATCCAGGGCGTCATCTTCGTCGCCTGCGTGCTGACCTTCCGTCGCGGCGTGATCGGCGAGATCGCGCATTATTTCCGGAGATCGCTGTAG
- a CDS encoding DUF47 domain-containing protein, with amino-acid sequence MLRWFRAFLPKEERFFDLFDRHAQTVVQGALALQDMLRGGDETPVFCQRVNQFENDADGITREVLTAVRRTFITPFDRGDIKNLITSMDDAIDQMQQTAKAVVLFEVRIFEPPMREIGTLLVECANLVGRALPLMQSIGNNVAMLTAITEEIGKLEGRIDDLHDIGLKELFLKHRSGNSMDFIVGAEIYKHLEKVSDRFDDVANEINSIVIEQV; translated from the coding sequence ATGTTGCGCTGGTTTCGTGCCTTTCTGCCCAAGGAGGAGCGGTTTTTTGACCTGTTTGACCGGCATGCCCAGACGGTGGTGCAGGGTGCGCTGGCGCTACAGGACATGCTGCGCGGCGGCGACGAGACGCCGGTGTTTTGCCAGCGCGTCAACCAGTTCGAAAATGACGCCGACGGCATCACCCGCGAGGTGCTGACTGCGGTCCGCCGCACCTTCATCACCCCGTTCGACCGCGGCGACATCAAGAACCTGATCACGTCGATGGACGACGCCATCGATCAGATGCAGCAGACAGCGAAAGCGGTGGTGCTGTTTGAAGTCCGCATTTTCGAGCCGCCGATGCGCGAGATCGGGACCCTGCTGGTCGAGTGCGCCAATCTGGTCGGTCGCGCGCTGCCGCTGATGCAATCGATCGGAAACAACGTCGCGATGCTGACCGCCATTACCGAGGAGATCGGAAAGCTGGAGGGCCGCATCGACGATCTCCACGACATCGGATTGAAGGAACTGTTTCTCAAGCATCGAAGCGGCAACTCGATGGATTTCATCGTGGGCGCCGAGATCTACAAGCATCTCGAGAAAGTGTCCGATCGCTTCGACGACGTCGCCAATGAGATCAATTCCATCGTGATCGAACAGGTATAG
- a CDS encoding inorganic phosphate transporter translates to MDASLGLPILVFLIAVALLFDFLNGLHDAANSIATIVSTRVLRPQYAVMWAAFFNFIAFLVFGLHVANTIGTGIIEPSVVDATVIFAALVGAIVWNLITWALGIPSSSSHALIGGLLGGGMAKAGISAAVWTGLSKTLLAIVLSPLVGFLLALMLVAIVSWLSVRSTPFAVDRAFRILQFVSASLYSLGHGGNDAQKTMGIIAVLLYSQGHIGSDFNIPFWVVISCQAAMGLGTLMGGWRIVRTMGLRITKLTPMQGFCAETGGAATLFMATYLGVPVSTTHTITGSIVGVGAARRVSAVRWNVASSIVYAWVITIPASGIVAALTYWAVVLLR, encoded by the coding sequence GTGGACGCCTCGCTCGGTCTTCCGATTCTGGTCTTCTTGATCGCGGTCGCGCTGCTGTTCGACTTCCTCAACGGGTTGCACGACGCTGCCAATTCGATCGCAACGATCGTGTCGACCCGCGTGCTGCGCCCGCAATATGCGGTGATGTGGGCCGCCTTCTTCAATTTCATCGCCTTTTTGGTGTTCGGGCTCCACGTCGCCAATACGATCGGCACCGGCATCATCGAACCGAGCGTCGTGGACGCCACGGTGATCTTCGCTGCGCTGGTCGGCGCCATTGTCTGGAACCTGATCACCTGGGCGCTCGGAATTCCTTCGTCCAGTTCACACGCGCTGATCGGCGGGCTGCTCGGTGGCGGCATGGCCAAGGCCGGGATTTCAGCGGCGGTCTGGACCGGCTTGTCCAAGACGCTTCTTGCCATCGTGCTGTCGCCGCTGGTCGGGTTCCTGCTGGCGCTGATGCTGGTCGCGATCGTGTCCTGGCTCTCGGTACGGTCGACGCCGTTTGCGGTCGACCGCGCCTTCCGCATCCTGCAATTCGTCTCGGCGTCGCTCTATTCGCTCGGCCATGGCGGCAACGACGCGCAGAAGACCATGGGCATCATCGCAGTGCTGCTGTACTCGCAGGGCCACATCGGCAGTGACTTCAATATTCCGTTCTGGGTGGTAATCTCCTGCCAGGCGGCCATGGGGCTCGGCACACTCATGGGCGGCTGGCGGATCGTTCGCACCATGGGGCTGCGGATCACGAAGCTGACGCCGATGCAGGGCTTTTGCGCGGAAACCGGCGGTGCTGCGACCCTCTTCATGGCGACCTATCTCGGGGTTCCCGTGTCCACGACCCACACCATCACCGGCTCCATCGTCGGAGTAGGCGCCGCGCGGCGGGTCTCGGCGGTGCGCTGGAACGTGGCGAGTTCGATCGTTTATGCTTGGGTCATCACCATTCCGGCTTCCGGAATCGTGGCGGCGCTAACCTATTGGGCGGTGGTGCTGCTGCGCTGA
- the sugE gene encoding quaternary ammonium compound efflux SMR transporter SugE has protein sequence MAWLVLVAAGLLEIGWAIGLKYTEGFTRLVPSVLTLAAMAGSIILLGLALKSLPIGTAYAVWTGIGAVGTALLGIALFGEPATAARLASIGLIVAGIIGLKLVTT, from the coding sequence ATGGCTTGGCTTGTGCTCGTCGCCGCGGGTCTCCTGGAAATCGGTTGGGCTATCGGCCTCAAATACACTGAAGGCTTTACCCGGCTGGTACCGTCGGTGCTAACGCTCGCAGCGATGGCCGGGAGCATCATTCTGCTCGGACTGGCACTGAAATCACTGCCGATCGGAACGGCCTATGCGGTATGGACCGGCATCGGCGCTGTTGGAACGGCGCTTCTTGGCATCGCATTGTTCGGTGAACCTGCCACCGCGGCCCGCCTCGCCAGCATCGGACTGATCGTGGCCGGCATTATCGGCCTGAAGCTGGTCACGACCTGA
- a CDS encoding peptide chain release factor 3 — MSDIAVTSESPSRSPLADEVARRRTFAIISHPDAGKTTLTEKLLLFGGAINLAGQVKAKGERRNTRSDWMKIERERGISVVTSVMTFEFEGLVFNLLDTPGHEDFSEDTYRTLTAVDSAVMVIDAAKGIEARTRKLFEVCRLRDIPIITFINKMDRESRDTFELLDEIEKTLALDTTPMTWPVGRGRDFLGTYDVVNGGVRLLEGGGAKTGATEQIDIADLAGRNANLDVAEIKDELALVSEACKPFELEAFREGHLTPVYFGSALRNFGVGDLLEGLGKFAPAPRAQDSNLRKIEAAEPRMSAFVFKIQANMDPNHRDRIAFARLCSGKLSRGMKAKLVRTGKNMSLSSPQFFFAQDRSVADEAYAGDVVGIPNHGTLRIGDTLTEGEDITFVGVPSFAPEIVRRVRLTDAMKAKKLKEALQQMSEEGVVQVFRPRDGAPALVGVVGPLQLDVLKARLDAEYSLPVEFEVSEFQLARWVSSDDRKKLEAFIAANGSGIADDVDGDPVFMAKNEFYLGYTRERAEGITFSNVKDVKKKA; from the coding sequence ATGTCCGACATTGCCGTTACTTCCGAATCGCCGTCCCGCTCGCCGCTTGCAGATGAAGTGGCGCGGCGGCGCACGTTTGCGATCATCTCCCATCCGGACGCCGGCAAGACCACGCTGACCGAAAAGCTGCTGCTGTTCGGCGGCGCCATCAATCTGGCGGGACAGGTCAAGGCCAAGGGCGAGCGGCGCAATACCCGTTCCGACTGGATGAAGATCGAGCGCGAGCGCGGCATCTCGGTCGTGACGTCGGTGATGACGTTCGAATTCGAGGGGCTCGTCTTCAACCTGCTGGACACGCCGGGCCACGAGGACTTTTCCGAAGATACCTACCGGACCCTGACCGCGGTCGATTCCGCCGTGATGGTGATCGACGCGGCCAAGGGCATCGAGGCGCGGACGCGAAAGCTGTTCGAGGTGTGCCGGCTGCGCGACATTCCGATCATCACCTTCATCAACAAGATGGATCGCGAGAGCCGCGACACGTTCGAACTGCTGGACGAGATCGAAAAGACGCTGGCGCTCGATACCACGCCAATGACCTGGCCGGTCGGCCGCGGCCGTGATTTCCTCGGAACCTATGACGTCGTCAACGGCGGTGTGCGCCTGCTCGAAGGCGGCGGCGCCAAGACCGGCGCGACCGAGCAGATCGACATCGCCGATCTCGCCGGCCGCAACGCCAATCTCGACGTCGCCGAGATCAAGGATGAACTCGCGCTGGTTTCCGAAGCCTGCAAGCCGTTCGAGCTGGAGGCATTTCGTGAAGGCCACCTGACGCCGGTCTATTTTGGCAGCGCGCTGCGCAATTTCGGCGTCGGCGACTTGCTGGAGGGGCTTGGCAAGTTTGCGCCTGCGCCGCGGGCGCAAGATTCGAACCTGCGCAAGATCGAAGCGGCCGAACCGCGCATGAGCGCCTTTGTGTTCAAGATCCAGGCCAACATGGATCCGAACCACCGTGACCGCATCGCATTTGCGCGCCTGTGCTCCGGCAAGCTTAGCCGCGGCATGAAGGCGAAACTGGTGCGGACCGGCAAGAACATGAGCCTGTCCAGCCCGCAATTCTTCTTCGCCCAGGACCGCTCGGTGGCCGACGAGGCGTACGCCGGCGACGTCGTCGGCATTCCCAACCACGGCACCTTGCGGATCGGCGATACACTGACGGAAGGCGAGGACATCACCTTCGTCGGTGTTCCCAGCTTTGCGCCGGAAATCGTCCGTCGCGTGCGCCTGACGGATGCGATGAAGGCGAAGAAGCTGAAAGAGGCGCTGCAGCAGATGTCGGAAGAGGGCGTGGTGCAGGTGTTCCGGCCGCGCGACGGCGCACCGGCGCTGGTCGGCGTCGTCGGTCCGCTGCAGCTCGACGTGCTGAAAGCACGGCTCGATGCGGAATATTCGCTGCCGGTGGAATTCGAGGTCTCGGAATTCCAGTTGGCGCGCTGGGTCTCATCCGACGACCGCAAGAAACTCGAGGCCTTCATCGCCGCCAACGGCTCCGGCATCGCCGATGATGTCGACGGCGACCCGGTGTTCATGGCCAAGAACGAATTCTATCTCGGCTATACCCGCGAACGGGCCGAGGGAATTACCTTTTCCAATGTCAAGGACGTGAAGAAGAAGGCTTAA
- a CDS encoding IS110 family transposase, which produces MSQSFDASRSLTAFEQDSTLVAVIEMSQSKWLVAAVIPGVERQPLKKLGANADALLKLLQRWQDEARKAGRTVRRIVCAYEAGRDGFWLARWLQARAIEAYVIHAASIAVSREHRRAKTDRIDTELLMRSFFGWLRGEKRHCSMVAIPTMAEEDARRPSRERESLVGEQTRIVNRIKAVLALFGIGGFNPRLRKAAQKLATLHTAEGTPLPENAHAELRRDLERLRLVHDQIHIIESERLRRLALAPAATTRPHAMVRLIARVFGVGIATADMLVNEALARKLRDRKAVARYAGLTGAPDESGKRRREKGLARAGNGRVRRGMIQLAWRFLIFQKDSRLVRWFRERTADGRSATRKTMIVALARKLLIALWRLATTGEMTEGLRLRPAGT; this is translated from the coding sequence ATGTCGCAATCGTTTGACGCCAGCAGGTCCCTCACCGCCTTCGAACAGGATAGCACGTTGGTCGCAGTGATCGAGATGAGCCAGTCGAAGTGGCTTGTTGCGGCTGTGATCCCGGGGGTCGAGCGCCAGCCCCTGAAGAAGCTTGGTGCAAATGCGGACGCTCTGCTGAAGCTGTTGCAGCGCTGGCAGGATGAAGCGCGCAAGGCCGGGCGGACGGTCAGGCGGATCGTCTGCGCCTATGAGGCCGGGCGAGACGGATTCTGGCTGGCGCGCTGGCTGCAGGCGCGCGCCATCGAGGCCTACGTCATCCATGCCGCAAGCATCGCAGTGTCCCGCGAGCACCGCCGGGCCAAGACCGATCGGATCGATACGGAACTGCTGATGCGCTCGTTTTTCGGCTGGCTGCGTGGCGAGAAGCGCCATTGCAGCATGGTCGCGATCCCGACCATGGCGGAAGAAGATGCGCGGCGGCCGAGTCGTGAGCGGGAGAGCCTCGTGGGCGAGCAAACACGGATCGTCAACCGGATCAAGGCTGTCCTCGCCCTGTTCGGCATCGGCGGGTTCAATCCGAGGCTGCGCAAGGCGGCGCAGAAGCTTGCGACACTGCACACCGCGGAAGGAACACCGTTACCGGAAAATGCCCACGCCGAATTGCGCCGCGATCTGGAGCGGCTGCGCCTGGTGCACGACCAGATCCACATCATCGAAAGTGAACGGTTGCGCCGGCTCGCGCTCGCGCCGGCCGCAACGACAAGGCCTCACGCGATGGTTCGTCTGATCGCAAGGGTTTTTGGCGTCGGCATTGCGACCGCCGACATGCTGGTAAATGAGGCGCTGGCGCGCAAGCTGCGCGATCGCAAAGCTGTTGCGCGCTATGCTGGACTGACCGGCGCGCCGGACGAGAGCGGCAAGCGCCGGCGCGAGAAGGGACTGGCCCGCGCCGGCAATGGTCGGGTCCGCCGCGGCATGATCCAACTGGCCTGGCGCTTTCTGATCTTCCAGAAGGATAGCCGGCTCGTCCGCTGGTTCCGCGAGCGCACCGCGGATGGCCGCAGCGCCACGCGCAAAACCATGATCGTGGCGCTGGCGCGCAAGCTGCTCATCGCGCTGTGGCGGCTGGCAACCACCGGCGAGATGACGGAGGGGCTCAGGCTGCGCCCGGCCGGCACTTGA
- a CDS encoding crotonase/enoyl-CoA hydratase family protein, with the protein MTDLATYSRSGPVGAIVIDDGKANVMSLAMLNALHGAFDQAEKDRTVVILKARGKHFSGGFDLSVFAKGSAEDQYLMVKAGAELALRILSFPMPVVAACQGNAYPMGAFLIMSSDHRIAADGDYRIGMNEVAIGLTVPRFAIEIARQRLTPAYFSRVVITAEMFGPAEAVTAGFFDRVVPADALERSAEEAAQKLATLNMAAHAATKVRARGAVIKMIRSMIDEDITPQYGEDRVAKRASA; encoded by the coding sequence ATGACTGATCTCGCGACCTATTCCCGTTCCGGCCCCGTCGGCGCCATCGTGATCGACGACGGCAAGGCCAATGTGATGTCGCTTGCGATGCTCAATGCCCTGCACGGGGCGTTCGACCAGGCGGAAAAAGACAGGACCGTCGTAATCCTGAAGGCACGGGGCAAGCATTTTTCGGGTGGCTTCGACCTCAGCGTGTTCGCCAAGGGCAGCGCCGAGGATCAGTATTTGATGGTGAAAGCGGGCGCGGAACTGGCGCTACGTATCCTCTCGTTCCCGATGCCGGTCGTGGCGGCCTGCCAGGGTAACGCCTATCCGATGGGCGCCTTCCTCATCATGTCCAGCGACCACCGCATCGCCGCCGACGGCGACTACCGGATCGGCATGAACGAGGTCGCGATCGGGCTCACAGTGCCGCGCTTTGCGATTGAAATCGCCAGACAGCGGCTGACGCCGGCCTATTTCAGCAGGGTGGTGATAACAGCGGAAATGTTCGGCCCCGCGGAAGCGGTCACCGCCGGCTTCTTCGACCGCGTCGTTCCGGCCGACGCGCTGGAGCGCAGCGCCGAGGAGGCCGCGCAAAAGCTCGCCACGCTCAATATGGCGGCCCACGCCGCCACCAAGGTGCGGGCGAGGGGCGCCGTGATCAAGATGATCCGCAGCATGATCGACGAGGACATTACGCCGCAATATGGCGAGGACCGCGTTGCCAAGCGGGCGTCGGCCTGA
- a CDS encoding TetR/AcrR family transcriptional regulator gives MTAKPRRATYRHGNLRSAALKAATRLVAAAGHEQLSLREVAEAVGVAHRSLYNHFADREALLDAVATEAYTRLAAILVKAETPQDYTAKYVRFALANRALYALMTSRPHATMKHNPPLQAAVHKVITQAMRIFCQHIESSVERRRAVMKVYITLYGGISLYSAGVLDQPSEKALIAELSAMNAGM, from the coding sequence ATGACCGCAAAGCCGCGCCGGGCGACCTATCGCCATGGCAATCTGAGATCCGCCGCGCTGAAGGCGGCCACCCGCCTGGTGGCCGCTGCCGGCCATGAGCAGTTGAGCCTGCGCGAGGTCGCGGAGGCCGTCGGCGTCGCGCATCGCTCGCTGTACAATCATTTCGCCGACCGCGAGGCGCTACTGGATGCGGTGGCGACCGAGGCCTACACGCGGCTCGCTGCCATCCTGGTCAAGGCAGAGACCCCGCAAGACTACACCGCGAAATATGTCCGTTTCGCACTGGCCAATCGCGCGCTCTACGCCCTGATGACCAGCCGCCCGCACGCCACCATGAAGCACAACCCGCCGCTGCAGGCGGCGGTCCACAAGGTCATCACCCAGGCCATGCGGATATTCTGCCAGCATATCGAGAGTTCGGTCGAACGCCGCCGCGCGGTGATGAAGGTCTACATCACGCTTTATGGCGGCATCTCGCTCTATTCGGCCGGCGTCCTCGACCAGCCCAGCGAGAAGGCCCTGATTGCGGAACTGTCGGCCATGAACGCGGGGATGTGA
- a CDS encoding NnrU family protein, which yields MGLLVLILGLILFFGVHTLTTQRKLRAQVIAATGEGGYKIGYALASFAGLALIIWGFALYRATGWYNVWNPPVALKHITSALMLPAVIMVVASYIRGRIYTTLKHPMLTGIKLWAAAHLLANGDLGSIILFGSFLAWAVYDRISLKSRSDAGAPPIPVGGPGNDLIAIAVGLVAYLALAFAFHPVVIGVPVVGV from the coding sequence ATGGGACTGCTGGTGCTGATCCTGGGCCTGATCCTGTTCTTCGGCGTCCACACGCTCACCACCCAGCGCAAGCTGCGCGCGCAGGTTATCGCCGCGACCGGCGAGGGCGGTTACAAGATCGGCTATGCGCTGGCCTCGTTCGCAGGGCTGGCGCTGATCATCTGGGGCTTTGCGCTTTATCGCGCGACGGGATGGTACAACGTCTGGAACCCGCCAGTGGCGCTCAAGCACATCACGTCGGCGCTGATGCTGCCCGCGGTCATCATGGTGGTCGCTTCCTACATCCGGGGCCGGATCTATACGACGCTGAAGCATCCGATGCTGACGGGCATCAAGCTGTGGGCTGCGGCGCATCTGCTCGCCAACGGCGATCTCGGCTCGATCATCCTGTTCGGTTCATTTCTCGCATGGGCCGTTTATGACCGCATTTCGCTGAAATCTCGTTCCGACGCCGGCGCGCCGCCGATTCCAGTCGGTGGTCCCGGCAACGACCTGATCGCGATCGCGGTCGGCCTCGTCGCCTATCTGGCGCTCGCATTCGCGTTCCACCCGGTCGTGATCGGCGTCCCCGTGGTTGGAGTCTAG